The following coding sequences are from one [Chlorobium] sp. 445 window:
- a CDS encoding phosphohydrolase, protein MIVQIEEEHYLKLNEILQLCKTKLQRYDETLIRKAFFLCYRAHSAEKRASGEPYFYHPVEVAKIMLEEIPLDDVSVAAALLHDVVEDTEYTIDDIRDEFGEEVATIVEGLTKISDIFANREIKEAESFRKMLLSMIHDIRVILIKFCDRLHNMRTLDALPPHRQVKIATETRDIYAPFAHRFGLGKIKIELENLAFKYLDREAYDDLVEALKLTRADRMAYLETVMQPIEKELRKRGFDFEISGRPKHLFSIYNKMRSQGKSLEEIYDLYGIRIILNSDDASECFSVYGYITQIFQPVPERFKDYISVPKHNGYQSLHTTIIGPKGRMVEVQIRTRKMHEFAENGVAAHWRYKEKVSTKDEAIDSLIRWARELIENADSAAAFMEGFRMNLYQDEIYVFTPKGDMKVLPRNATPVDFAFEIHTEIGMRCIGAKVNGKIVALHTKLKSGDQVEIITSKNQTPKADWEKFVVTHKAKLKIRQFLNEERRAQIEEGRTLWSKLVEKTKRVFSESDLARLAKHHGLATVADFFRAIGAKEINAEKALSELAHPEQKPEKPIIQYTDFLKDARQTRALLTEKSRDAVIIEGMDGIAYAYAKCCNPVPGDEIIGIVTAGGVVKIHRRNCRNINNEHIVKSGKLVSVNWRASATNEFLAGLRIFGEDKIGMTNAITQAILKTDTNIRSIALNAKDGIFEGTVVVYVKDIAHLSRLVEKIKRIDGVFTVERFSNA, encoded by the coding sequence ATGATCGTTCAAATTGAGGAAGAGCACTATCTTAAGCTCAATGAAATTTTGCAGTTATGCAAAACCAAGTTGCAGCGATATGATGAAACGCTCATTCGCAAGGCATTTTTTCTTTGCTATCGGGCGCACAGCGCAGAAAAACGTGCCTCAGGCGAGCCGTATTTTTATCACCCCGTCGAGGTTGCCAAAATTATGCTCGAAGAAATTCCCCTCGATGATGTCTCCGTGGCAGCGGCGCTCTTGCACGATGTGGTCGAGGATACGGAATACACAATTGATGACATTCGAGATGAGTTTGGTGAAGAAGTAGCTACAATTGTCGAAGGGCTAACGAAAATCTCGGACATTTTTGCAAACCGTGAAATCAAGGAAGCAGAGAGTTTTCGTAAGATGCTGCTTTCGATGATTCACGACATTCGCGTCATTCTCATCAAGTTCTGCGACCGCTTGCACAACATGCGCACGCTGGACGCCTTGCCGCCGCACCGACAAGTCAAAATCGCTACCGAGACGCGTGACATCTATGCCCCTTTTGCGCACCGCTTTGGACTAGGCAAAATCAAAATCGAGCTCGAAAATCTGGCTTTCAAATACCTTGATCGAGAAGCCTATGACGATCTGGTTGAGGCACTCAAGCTAACGCGTGCTGACCGCATGGCTTACCTTGAGACTGTCATGCAGCCAATTGAAAAAGAACTGCGCAAACGTGGGTTCGACTTCGAAATCAGCGGTCGCCCCAAGCATCTCTTCTCGATTTACAATAAGATGCGCAGTCAGGGCAAATCGCTCGAAGAAATATACGATCTCTATGGCATTCGTATCATACTCAATTCCGATGATGCCTCAGAGTGTTTCAGTGTCTATGGCTACATCACGCAGATTTTCCAGCCGGTGCCAGAGCGCTTCAAAGACTACATCTCAGTGCCAAAACATAACGGCTATCAATCATTGCATACCACGATTATCGGCCCGAAAGGCAGGATGGTTGAGGTACAGATACGCACACGCAAAATGCACGAGTTTGCTGAAAACGGTGTAGCCGCGCATTGGCGCTACAAAGAAAAAGTCAGCACTAAAGATGAAGCCATTGATTCACTAATTCGCTGGGCACGCGAATTGATTGAAAATGCAGACTCCGCTGCCGCCTTCATGGAAGGCTTCCGAATGAATCTCTACCAAGATGAGATTTATGTCTTTACACCAAAAGGCGACATGAAAGTCTTGCCGCGCAACGCTACCCCTGTTGACTTTGCATTTGAGATTCATACGGAAATCGGCATGCGCTGCATTGGGGCAAAAGTCAACGGTAAAATCGTGGCGCTGCACACCAAATTAAAATCTGGTGACCAAGTCGAAATCATCACATCTAAAAATCAAACACCGAAAGCGGACTGGGAAAAATTCGTTGTTACACACAAAGCAAAACTCAAAATCCGTCAGTTTCTCAATGAAGAACGGCGTGCGCAAATTGAAGAAGGACGTACACTATGGTCAAAACTTGTAGAGAAAACAAAACGAGTATTCAGTGAAAGTGATTTGGCGCGACTCGCAAAGCACCATGGGCTAGCAACTGTCGCAGACTTCTTTCGAGCAATAGGTGCAAAAGAAATCAATGCTGAAAAAGCCCTGAGCGAACTAGCACATCCAGAGCAGAAACCTGAAAAACCTATCATTCAGTACACAGACTTTCTCAAAGATGCGCGCCAAACACGAGCACTACTCACCGAGAAGTCGCGCGATGCCGTAATTATTGAAGGCATGGACGGCATTGCTTACGCATATGCAAAATGCTGCAATCCTGTGCCCGGAGATGAGATTATTGGAATTGTTACAGCTGGCGGGGTCGTCAAAATTCATCGGCGCAATTGCCGCAACATCAACAATGAGCATATTGTCAAGAGCGGCAAACTCGTCTCTGTAAACTGGCGCGCCAGTGCAACCAACGAATTTCTGGCAGGGCTGCGTATCTTTGGCGAAGACAAAATCGGAATGACGAACGCTATCACGCAAGCTATCCTCAAAACCGATACCAATATCCGCAGCATTGCACTCAACGCTAAAGACGGCATATTTGAAGGCACCGTCGTGGTCTATGTCAAAGATATTGCCCATCTGAGCCGCTTAGTCGAAAAAATCAAGCGTATTGATGGCGTCTTCACGGTGGAGCGCTTCTCGAATGCTTAA
- a CDS encoding tRNA uridine-5-carboxymethylaminomethyl(34) synthesis GTPase MnmE has translation MSANQIHIVQQEPIAAIATAVGESAIAIVRMSGESVLHIANKVFRKAGDSTFSFLKAPSHTAHYGYIVDEQGELIDEVMAIVYKSPRSFTMEDSVEFNCHGGVIVTQTVLETLLHAGCRLAEPGEFTRRAFLNGRIDLVQAEAIGEMIHAKTVAAYRSALLHLKGDLSKKLSALREDLLNACAMLELELDFSEEDVEFQSRTELQAKMQELKASLIELAYSFKFGKLVQEGVRTAIVGKPNAGKSTLLNALLGKERAIVSDVAGTTRDYIEESFVIDGVLFKLIDTAGLRPTSDQIESEGIRRSYEKIEEADLILYLVDASIPIHDDEVKAIEMLREKNPDAKIILVLNKIDKGNAANLNIENIDTLKISAQTREGVAELKQKMKSCALGAETRAEGSIMLTNLRHYEAICKALQSLEQAEVQLQHQAPTELIAFDLRDALEYIGAITGKVSTDDILNNIFSRFCIGK, from the coding sequence ATGTCAGCAAATCAAATCCACATTGTGCAGCAAGAACCCATTGCTGCAATTGCAACAGCTGTCGGTGAAAGTGCAATTGCAATTGTGCGCATGAGTGGAGAGAGCGTCTTGCACATTGCAAATAAAGTCTTTCGCAAAGCTGGTGATAGCACATTTTCATTTCTGAAAGCACCATCGCACACAGCGCACTATGGCTACATCGTAGATGAACAAGGCGAACTGATCGATGAAGTCATGGCGATTGTCTATAAGTCGCCACGCAGTTTCACGATGGAAGATTCCGTCGAGTTCAATTGCCATGGCGGCGTGATTGTAACGCAAACGGTGCTGGAAACCTTACTGCATGCAGGGTGTCGTTTAGCAGAGCCCGGAGAATTTACGCGTCGCGCCTTTCTCAACGGACGCATTGACCTTGTGCAAGCTGAAGCTATTGGCGAGATGATTCACGCCAAGACCGTTGCCGCCTATCGTTCTGCACTCTTGCATCTCAAAGGAGATCTCTCTAAAAAGCTCTCTGCCTTGCGTGAAGACCTGCTCAATGCATGCGCCATGCTCGAACTGGAATTAGACTTCAGTGAAGAAGATGTGGAGTTTCAAAGTCGCACGGAGCTTCAAGCCAAAATGCAAGAGTTAAAAGCAAGTTTGATTGAGCTTGCGTATTCGTTCAAGTTCGGAAAATTGGTGCAAGAAGGTGTGCGTACTGCCATCGTAGGAAAGCCGAATGCAGGTAAATCCACATTGCTCAATGCACTGCTGGGCAAAGAGCGAGCGATTGTGAGCGATGTAGCAGGCACAACACGCGACTACATCGAGGAAAGTTTTGTCATTGATGGCGTACTCTTCAAACTCATTGACACTGCCGGCTTACGCCCAACGTCTGACCAAATCGAAAGCGAAGGCATTCGACGTAGCTACGAAAAAATCGAAGAGGCAGATTTGATTCTCTATCTTGTCGATGCCTCAATACCTATCCATGACGATGAAGTCAAGGCTATAGAAATGCTGAGGGAAAAAAATCCTGATGCAAAGATCATACTTGTGCTCAATAAGATAGACAAAGGCAATGCGGCAAACTTAAACATAGAGAACATAGACACGCTAAAAATTTCGGCGCAGACAAGGGAAGGTGTTGCAGAGTTGAAGCAGAAAATGAAATCCTGTGCGCTTGGTGCAGAGACACGCGCAGAAGGCAGTATTATGCTCACAAATCTGCGCCATTACGAGGCGATTTGCAAAGCACTACAAAGTTTGGAGCAAGCGGAAGTGCAACTGCAACACCAAGCCCCAACTGAACTGATTGCATTCGATTTGCGTGATGCGCTGGAATACATTGGCGCCATAACAGGCAAAGTTTCAACAGACGACATCTTGAACAACATTTTTTCCCGTTTTTGTATCGGTAAGTGA
- the glmM gene encoding phosphoglucosamine mutase, whose protein sequence is MSLMVSISGIRGIVGESLTPDVLLSYVQGFATWLYEQKSGGRINLDVGVPKVVIGRDTRPTGQAILNFVESILVQSGCAVVNLGVATTPTVEIAVLEEHANGGIIVSASHNPLEWNALKLLNHLGEFLSAAQGEELKRIVASRKFVSASWNKFGMAVSNPHYADVHIQKTLSLPVIDRAKIRARQYKILVDAVNGAGSDIIPKLCEALGAAEVIRIACNGSGIFPRPPEPIEENLVETQGLTAYYGADIGIVVDPDVDRVCFICEDGSLFGEEYTLVACADFYLKHKKGSVVNNLSSSFALRDVAQQHGVPCYSAKVGEANVIEVMKRVKASIGGEGNGGVILPDLHYGRDALVGITLFLQAFADYQERNPEKKLSDFKRTFPQYEMVKRKLKWEHTTVHDALPKLRAAYPNAKVLTEDGVKLEFDAAWIHLRKSNTEPIVRIYAEARTKAEAEALAAACIKTLQETTELAH, encoded by the coding sequence ATGAGCCTAATGGTGAGCATATCGGGAATTCGTGGCATTGTAGGAGAAAGTCTGACACCAGACGTTCTGCTCTCTTATGTGCAGGGTTTTGCCACGTGGCTCTACGAACAAAAAAGCGGAGGGCGCATCAATTTAGATGTCGGTGTGCCAAAAGTGGTCATTGGGCGCGACACTCGTCCGACCGGTCAAGCCATTTTGAATTTTGTGGAATCGATATTGGTTCAATCAGGCTGCGCAGTAGTAAATCTGGGTGTAGCGACAACACCGACTGTGGAAATCGCCGTCTTAGAAGAACATGCCAATGGTGGTATCATTGTCTCGGCTTCGCACAATCCGCTCGAGTGGAATGCCCTTAAGCTACTCAATCACCTTGGTGAATTTCTCAGCGCAGCACAAGGCGAAGAGCTCAAACGAATCGTGGCAAGCCGAAAGTTTGTCTCGGCGTCATGGAACAAGTTTGGAATGGCGGTCTCTAACCCACATTATGCCGATGTGCATATTCAAAAAACGCTATCGCTGCCTGTGATAGATAGGGCAAAAATCAGAGCGCGGCAATACAAAATCTTGGTCGATGCGGTAAATGGCGCTGGTTCAGACATTATCCCAAAGCTGTGCGAGGCGTTAGGCGCCGCAGAGGTCATCCGAATTGCTTGCAATGGCAGCGGCATCTTCCCCCGACCCCCTGAGCCGATTGAAGAAAACTTAGTAGAAACACAAGGCCTGACGGCATACTACGGCGCAGATATTGGCATTGTGGTCGACCCCGATGTCGACCGCGTTTGCTTTATCTGCGAAGATGGCTCACTCTTTGGTGAAGAATATACGCTGGTAGCTTGTGCTGATTTTTATTTGAAGCATAAGAAAGGCAGTGTAGTCAATAATCTCTCAAGCAGTTTTGCCCTGCGCGATGTGGCGCAGCAGCATGGTGTACCGTGCTATAGTGCGAAGGTCGGTGAAGCCAATGTCATTGAAGTGATGAAGCGCGTCAAGGCAAGCATCGGGGGTGAGGGCAATGGCGGCGTGATTTTGCCTGATTTGCACTACGGCAGAGATGCTCTGGTTGGCATCACACTTTTTTTGCAAGCCTTCGCAGATTATCAAGAGCGCAATCCTGAGAAAAAACTCTCCGATTTTAAGCGCACCTTTCCACAATATGAGATGGTGAAGCGAAAACTCAAGTGGGAGCACACCACAGTGCATGATGCCTTGCCCAAACTCAGAGCTGCATACCCCAATGCGAAAGTGCTCACCGAAGATGGCGTGAAGCTAGAATTTGATGCAGCGTGGATACATCTGCGCAAATCCAATACTGAACCGATTGTACGCATCTATGCTGAAGCCAGAACCAAAGCCGAAGCAGAGGCACTTGCTGCCGCCTGCATCAAAACCCTGCAAGAAACCACTGAACTTGCTCACTGA